The sequence gagaaagagtaaccgttgctcccgtgggagttttcacaaagagcatccgttgctccagtcaattactccctgaaggagcaacttctacggggagtaacggttcgtcccgtcgcagttacccccaaaaaggagtaatgggtgtggctggttagttactcccctaaaggagtaacctcgaccccccatttcctcctttactttttagagtgtatattcccttacgccggcgttttgttgagttacgcgagatcagatcctagaggagttagctgctagccttacttcgtataacattccaatatactgctatcgcattcattgcttcgcccttgcgaggAAACTGGGACTTTTTGTATTGTTAACTGTATATACAGCTGCAAAACGCGATAGGCTTACAAACCTTTATACTTACCCGCTCTAGGGCTGCCATTGATGCCATGGGGTGTGCACAACAaatagaaaaatgaaaataagctCAAGGTTTGACCCAGGATTACCGGCAAAAAAACCGGCCCACTTGGCCTTGTAGCGCGATCATACTGTTCACAAAGTCTGTCCCAATGTATACGTGACACGCACTCTCTATGTAGATGTAAGCCCAAACCTATGGAAGGAAGATGGGTGATAAGGGGTAGGTTTACTTTCTTCTCTATGTATGGGAGACTTACGGCAGGCCATGgtagcgtattcctccagggAGCACTCCAGCTCTGCGGTCGGCACTTGCACCTGGACGCAGAAAGACAGTAAATTGATTGGAGGATATATGAAGGTCAGGCAAACATGGAGCTCGACGAATATATCACTGGTGCAACAACAGCTGGTGTTCGCTCAATCACATAGGTTCTGTTAAAAGCAACGACATTCAGTCCGTATGAATGTGTGGCTCACCTCGGCGAGCATTTCTTCGAAGTCGGGTGGCCACTCTTGCATCAGCGATTCCACGTCCGGCATGTTTCTGCGAACATATAGGACACGAAGACACTGTAGAAGTTAAGCGCCGTAAGTTATTCGACCTGACCTACAGTAGGAAGCAGTTCTTAGGATGTCCGAGAGTAAGGTTTGCATGTGATTTCTGCCAGATTTCACGTTTTAAAGTTGCGCATTCATTGTGTTGGAGGTGAAGCTGCGGTGTAAGCTCAGCTGCgacctattctaggtcactctagctgtAATGGCATCTGTGGTGACAAGCACGTTCTCGATCGTGCAggtttatctgtttttttttttctgccagaaAGATTTGACAGCCAAACAAATTCATAACAATTCGAAAAAACACTTTTCAATGCTGCTGACGCTTTGTATAGCAAAATTGTAGGTGAAAGAACTGAAACGCATGGGTATGGACTATCATCTGCGTTTAAATTCGTTCACCCACGATTTCGCTAGCGTATACAAACCATAAGCAGCCTTGAAAACTGTTTTCATGCCTTCACTGATGGCTTCACTAATTTCATGCTTGCCATTGCCGGTCAAATGTTtttggcaggaaaaaaaataaatcagtgcACAATCGGCGAAGTGCTTATATCTCACCACAAATACCTCTCGACTACCTCATCTTACTTCACCTCCGAAATAAAAAGTGCGCAAGGTTAAAACATGAAACATGGCTGGAACACAAAGGCTGTTCCTTCTGAGCTGTCCAATTGGCTCGTGCCAAGCTATCACAGAGCGCAGACCAAAGCACACAAGCAGTCGATGCAACTCGCTCCCGTTTTGCGCACCGATGCCGTACAAGGTTCGTTTGGGTGTTTCTTAAGCTACTCGATAACAGACCTGGTGTAGTGCACGGTGGGCGGTGGCCTGGCGCGGTGCAGCTCCTGGACACTCTGGAGCCACAGCTCGATCTCACGGGGTTGCTCCTCCGGCTTCTCCACGCTCTTCACCACCTGCACGACGCACGGTGTGTACCAATAGCAGCGACGAGTCACACAAACGGCATATGCCACCCTTCGTTTGTCCATGTCTCGCAAGGTCATTCACCGCCTCGCAGTGACCTGCTGAAGGgaacttgctgaaggccttgaaaaacgcccattttcattatttattttcggtaaaacaacccCCTATATCAGAATTTTGGGGAAGCGGGGGGCTagtccccctcccccctggctacgggccagaCGACTTTTCATGGGTAGTAAAGAGGACATTACGGGAGTTGGCCAATGAAATTAAGCAAGAGCAAAACGCGGCACCAAAATAAGACACGGACGTGGGGGCACGCATAGacgtgcgcaagggggggggggggtgaagggggTGCCAATTCTGccacatcaggcccgtagccagggggggggggctaggggcccgtgCCCTCgatcccccgaaattttggtgaagtaggtgtttttaccacaAATAAATaatagtgttttcctcaaatagtcaaggtatGCAGCAaaaagtgaccccccccccccctccctccgaaaaaaatttctggctacgggcctgtgccgCATACATTTACTCAGTCGGATCTTTCACGACGactgcagcacccccccccctaccaccCTCTTGTTTGTCGTATCCGAAAGGGAACGAGTTTCGCAATGgaatagaacggatacaaaaatgaaaatgaagcgatcacGTGCTTCTGCCAATGGCCTgactttggtccccggctttccggggttaAAGGTAAGAAGTAAACAGTCCTTGGAATGCAACGCCAGGCAATCTCGGCCGCCATTACTGTCAAAATCCTGCGTGGCCATTACCATGCACATGAAACAACGACGAGACAGTACAACTGAGCATGCGCAGGGTTACTCATCAGGGAaggcgaaagttcatcgcagcgcaccccccccccccctccctactaagtcaaagtatggggcaaactttgccccccccccccccctgtgcgcacgcctatgcgacaAGTAACGGGCAGTACCTGGAGCCCCGCCTCAGATGATtggtggggaggggggaggggcgtcACTTCTTGTGTTATTCCTTGTTCTTTAAAGCGGTACAGGAACATCCTTCAGCATTATGCCGACCTTGTAACCTTGTTCATTATTAGAGGTGTAACACAGCCATGCTTCGGGGAAAGCTGCGTTGCTCGTGCCTCGAAAGTTAACTATCCGTGGGGCAGCAACGACAATGCTGTACATACACATTGACAATCGTCGTAGTTAAATGGTTTTTGCTTAGGTTACATCCGGCTACAGCCATACACAGCATCCctgaaaaaaaagctttcgcaTAGCGTTGCCCGATATGTGAGCGTCGATCTCACTCACGGCCTTGCTGGTAGCCGCCAGTCTTGCGTCCCTGGACAGGGCGCGCAGCCTGAGGGCCAGGATGGAAGGGTCGGACTGCTGCGCGCTCGGTTCGTCCAGCACGCGCAGACCCAGCTGGACGGTGTCCGCGCGACCGTCCGGTCGGGGCACCTTGAGGAAGGCGTCGATATCGCCCACGGCCGGTATCAGCTCGGGAACGAACGGCCGCAACTCCTGGTCCAGCTCGACCGTCTGGGGCGTGTACCTGCAGAAGCCGTCACTTGCGACCACGCACGAAGGAGACGTGAAACGGAACGGCAGAACTATGATTGCATGGTGAAAGTCGTAACTTCTCAAGCATGCATCCAGTTGGCAAATCAGTTGTACGCGGAAGCCTATGCAAGGTGGAGATGGCGAGAGGaaacatttatttaaaaaatagtTATGCGCAGCTTCAACGTCGTGAATGATGATCAAACAGCGCAACTCATGGCATCAGCGCGCTTTTCCTCCGCTCTCCTCAACGCTCGGCACGCCTTCCTCCTCTCTCGCAAGCGCTCGCAAGCCATGTCGCAAGCACCGCCTGTGCTCGAGCGCGCGCTACTATTGGTCGACTCCTTTCACCCGCACAGCCAATCGCGCTTTAGCTCTCTCCGCCTCTTTACATCACCTGCTCCGCTCTCGCCATAGCTCAACACCTTCTAGAGGATGTTGCATAGATTCGCCTTTGATATCCACCTCTGTACCCAtcttcaccctctccacgtcgGTCGGtaccctttctctaccaggctcaactcgctacactaggcttatctctcacccacttagctttaCCCATCTTCGCCCTCTCGTTATGCTTCGTTCTCGCAGCTGGGCTGGAAAGTGCggaccagaggcgtagccagaaattttttttttttttgggggggggggttcaaccatactttatgtatgttcgtgcgtgcgtttgtatgtgtgcgtgtatatatacgcaagcaaaactgaaacatttcggggggggggggtttgaaccccccccttggctacgcccctggtgcggaCGACGGGTCCCCAGGGATTTACCTCGCAGGGTCCTTCGATGGGCCCAGGGCGTGAACGGGGTCCTCATTTCAGGATCCAATgagccttcgagtcgccttaggcgcatgcataagggaccctgtgagttctttcaCTGCAGGACGTTCACCGTGTTTGGTCATCATGCAACTGCTTACCTCGTGATGAAATCCAAAGATCTCCTTGATCTCAGCCGATACAGCCAGGGAGTCGAACTCGGTCGGGTCGTACGACCTGCGTTCGCGTTAAATTATGTAGACcacaaccagggttgccactgactttcgagaaaatgtcgccaaacgacgagcaaaaagtcgccaaaagtcgccatttttttacaaatttcgccaaaaaagtcgccatcctagatatgtgcggcatacatagtaataaaactttccactcacgtatagctcggtagaatacagtgccatccaagacccttaaattatattgacttttctcaatgccagttgtatcgcccgcttcaccatgggagtgcatggtgctgcttctccgactagccgcaagatgtgcgtggtggcgcaagggtgaatgaatgaagcgctcatgatatcctttcatccctgtcggctcgtttcaaaggtaaaggtgtggtaaaccttgggcgaaaaccgtgaaagcgctgtttgtagacagctttacgtacccttatatgaattaaaaagattaaaaggttcattgacggtaacacgacagaattcttgcaggaaccgatcattagtgagacttacactttttaagtgtgaactgatatgataaaggacgccaccgaccctttcttatagtcacttacatctacacgtgtcaatccgatgcgttaataatgaacaggtagacaatgtagaatgtttatagcaattgttttcattgcacacgctcaccgagagcagtggaaaatgcctcgataaata comes from Rhipicephalus sanguineus isolate Rsan-2018 chromosome 7, BIME_Rsan_1.4, whole genome shotgun sequence and encodes:
- the LOC119399714 gene encoding intraflagellar transport protein 46 homolog, with the translated sequence MPKEEGQSSTKDKAGSGGGKPGLLASMLNPFRKQAKPEAVQGLMAAASSEEGPAHRQAEDEEEDDEEDEAEDEDEDEPVIAVEGSYDPTEFDSLAVSAEIKEIFGFLCRYTPQTVELDQELRPFVPELIPAVGDIDAFLKVPRPDGRADTVQLGLRVLDEPSAQQSDPSILALRLRALSRDARLAATSKAVVKSVEKPEEQPREIELWLQSVQELHRARPPPTVHYTRNMPDVESLMQEWPPDFEEMLAEVQVPTAELECSLEEYATMACLLMDIPVYKGKLIQSLHVLFTLFTAFKNSQHFGAMGIGTGGTGGGGKAAVEDADAEGVDRLVL